The window AGTACATGATCGCCCCAATGTTGGCGCCCTCAGTCAAGTGCACTAAATCCTCTTCCTTAAGCGGAGCAGATTCAAGCGCTTCGACTATCTCGGCACCATGTGGAAGGATCTCATGAAAATGGATAGTAAGAAACCTTGTGTTTGATTTATTGAGATAAGGTGCATTATCAAGTAAACGATGCCCTAAATCTCCCGCGCCAGCCCCCAAGTTTTCCAATACCATTGCTGCGCCCAAGCGAACAAACGGGCGATGCTCTACGATTTGGTCCATGTATGCCCACCACAGACTGACATCCAGTGTGCAGGGGAGTGGCTTGACATTCATCCGCTCCAAATCCACTTCTGCGACTTTGTAATGGGGCTCCTCTTCAAGGGCAAATTTAAACAAAAAGTTTCTCAACCGGTTCTTACCACTTAACTGCGGGTGGCCTGCGACTTTAAAAAATGATCGCTGCACTCCCTTTGTCAGGTGATATTGAAACGAAAGGTATTTAATATACATTTCCTGCGTAAGCCCCCCATTTTCCTCTACTTTTTTGAGCATACCTGCAAAGGTGGCCTTCGCTTTCTCGACTACGGCTAACGTGTCAGATAAGTCGGTTCGTTCTTTGATGTTCGTTTCGTTGTTCATTGCTTGTTTCTTAGTTGTTTCTGTGGGGTGTTATGATGTCGTTGTTATTGGGTATTTTTGACACACCATCTCAAAACACATGGGTTTTTATACCGATCTGGCGAAAGGCTCAGAAGGATGTCATAACCCTATTCGCAATTAACATCCCCAGGTTACACATCAAAAAGCATATTATGTAGATTGTGCCTTACCCTCCCCATTTCGTTCCTGGTTGAGACAAAAAAGCATTCAAAACAGGAATGCTCTCGACACTTGCAAATTCTGCGGCGTCATGATGAGTTCCATGATCCCGGAGAGCACCTTCTCCAACATACCATCGCAGGACAGTCCCTTTGTTTCTCTATAAAAGGTCTGCCCCTTAATTTATGACCCCTTAATTTATGATTTGTGATGGGGGGTTGCTGTGGCGTGTGGCTTACGCCTCTGGATTCTGTAGCTGCGGGCGGGAAACCCACTCTCCCCTGGAGCGCGGTTTTCCCTAACCGTCACCCCAACCGGTGCTTGCTCAACCCGCCTATTTCATGAAGCGTTCCGGATGGCTGCGGTTATGGGTACTTTGGTATTTTGGTATTGGGCTATTAAAAAAAAGCACTATATTCGCGCCGTGCCAGATCCCCGATCAGCTTACCCCGTTTCCCACCCACGCGCATGGGCGGAGATTAACCTTGGACACCTGAAACATAATTACGCAGCGGTGCGCCGCCACCAGGATGGCGGTATCATGGCCGTTTTGAAGGCCGGCGCCTACGGGCATGGGATTGAAAAAATCGCCCAGGCACTCGAAAGCCTCCCCTGTGACTCGGCGCCGGTATTTTTCGGTGTAGCCAGTGTGATCGAAGCCCGCCGACTCGCCGAGGCGGGTATCAAGACCCGCATCTACCTTCTCGGCCCGACCTGTCCGTTTGAGCGTGAGGAAATCGTCGCCCGCAACTGGACCCCCTGTATTTCCAGCATCGATGAAGCAGAGGATTTCCATCAATTGGCAGCGGGCCAACGGCTGCAGGTGCACATCACTGTCGACACCGGCATGGGCCGGGGCGGATTCCTTCCCCATGAACTCAAGGATTTGATGCCCGGGCTCGACCATTTTTCCAATCTGGAGATCGAGGGCATCGGCTCCCACCTGCCTTCCGCCGATGAAGACGAGGCTTTCACCAGGGCGCAGTATGAGTTGTTTGATGGCTTGATCGAACAACTGGGTGCCGACCGGTTCCGGTATATCCATCTGGCCAATAGCGCGGGGATTCTAGCTTATCGAAGTCGGTATACGAACCTCCACCGGCCAGGACTGATGCTCTACGGCATCTCCCCGCTCGCGTCATTCCAGACCGAACTCAAACCGGCTCTCAGTTTAAAATCGAAAGTCTCTCTCGTGCGTACCCTGCCGGCCGGACATGGGATTTCCTATGGTCGGGATACGGTGTTAGAACAAGAAACCAAGGTTGCGACCATTGGAATCGGTTACGGAGACGGCTATCCACGTGCCGTTTCATCACAGCATGCCAGTGTCATCATCAACGGTATCCGCTGCCCGCTGCTCGGTCGGGTTACCATGGATCAGATCATGGTGGATGTATCCGCCCTGCCAGACTGCCGGAGCGGCGACGAAGTGGAGCTTTTTGGAGAAAACATCCTGGTGAGCGAAGTTGCCCGACTTGCGGGCACCATCCCATGGGCGGTATTGACGGGCATCACGCCCAGGGTCACACGCATCTATCATGCGTAGTGCCGTAGGCGTTGCTGTCGGCATCACACGTTGCATAGCGGCAATTCCCGCATTATAGAATTGTCCGCTCCCCATCGTTAACGTCCGTCCCGAGTATGGACACAACATGAATCGGCGCAAAGACGAGTCCAGAGGCACCGTCCACTTTTTCTATCGACACCTCGTATTAACAGATCGTTAGAGTCAGCCACGGTTAGAGCCGGTCGCAGGCTAGTAAAAAAATTTGCCCGGCACGCAGAACGCACCGGGCAAAGAATCAATAAGTTATCTGTTGTTCCGATTAGAACTTAACGGATGCTTCAAGGCCGAAGACAAACTCGTCGTCCTCTTCGAGGGTGGTACCTGCTGGGTCAAGAGCACCGAATCCCTGGCTGTAAGTGACAAATGGTGTCAGGGTCAGGTTGTCAGTGGCGCTGACGGGCAGGCCGAGTGTGAGGTATGCGTGGTTCCAGTCGCTACCGGTGTTGAGGGCACCTGTGCCGCCAATGTTGTCCCAGTAGTCGAATGAGTAAGCAACTCCGACAGTCACGTCGAGGCCGACTTTTTCACTGAGTTCGAATCCTTTTTTCAGGCTGAGTTCAACGTAGGTGCCGTCAAGCTGGTCTACGTCGTGAGCAACAAAAAGATTCACATCTCCACCTGTCAGCGGGCACTTGGTGCCGACATTCAGGTAGATCTCACTGGTGTCGAGATCGAAACCGCTGACAGAGCTGAGGACGTTGGCCAGATTGTGATACTGGTAACCGAGTTCAACGCTGTAGCAATCGTTTGCGTAACGAACGCCGGCGCGGTAGCGGTTGTGGTCAACACTGGTGTCAGACAGAGTATTGATGTTCACTCCGGCAACGAGGCTCCAGTTGTCATTCAGACCGTAGGCCAGGTTAAGTTCGGCGTCATAGACGTTGTCTGTATCGGCACCAAACAGTCCGGCGGCATCGGAAAGAATTCCATTAACGCCACGGAAGTTATACTGGCTATTGTAGGTAAGACTAAGGTCTCCCTCGAGTTCTGCGTATGCAGGAGCGGCAAGCGCGATGGCGGCGGCTCCGGCGATCATTGTTTTTTTCATAGTTTGTCTGGTTTATTCGGGTTGGTTGTTAGGGGGTGTTTTATTCATAACCGGAAATTACTTTCCGATTAGTGTATGACTGTCTAAATGCTTCATAAGCATCTGACAATAGTAATTGTGACGATTTCGCCATATTTCTCAAGGACAAACTTAATAAATGGTAATAATAAACTGAACTTTCTAAAATAACCGCCATTAAGCCAGTTTCCGAGATTTGGCATGAGGTTATTTTTAGGATTAACCTCAAGATCCGTGAAGAATATCGGTGGCCCGGGGAATGACATTTCCATAGCGGTGGGTTGTCTCACTCACAGATTGCTCCCGCAAGTAGCCGAGCAATTCGAGTCGACCGTTAGCTAACGGAATTGATGTGATCGTCTGCAAGGCGGCATCGTTCGCAGCGCGTTGCAATTCGAGACTGGGGGAAACGACACGGAGAATCCCGTACCGGGAGCCACAAGTGGGAAGTCGTTTAACCAATGACTGCTCTGTTTCCTCCACAACCGGGAACGGCATCGCCTTGGTGAGGGCAGACTGTTTTTCGATCGAGATATCCATCGTGATACCACAGGTGGTCGCAGCAAGACCCACCCGGGCCAAGTCGATTCCACTCATACCGTCTGCACGGACGAGAATACGGGGATGCGGCCGGTAACGGAAATGGTTGCTCTCGCCGTGTAGTCCGGTGGGGTCGTGTTCGATGGAAAACTCATCCTTCCACCAACGTGCGTAGCTGGCGGCCGAGGCTTGCAGCGAATCCACCTCATCCGGTATGACTTTGCAAATGGTTTCCAGGAGCGCGGCGACCGTGTCGCCAAGACCAGCGCTTTGTTTGGGGAGAGCATCCTGAGTCCATGTGGCGAGGGTGGAAACGTAGTTAGGCCCCCCTGCCTTGGCACCGG of the Akkermansiaceae bacterium genome contains:
- the alr gene encoding alanine racemase produces the protein MGTLVFWYWAIKKKHYIRAVPDPRSAYPVSHPRAWAEINLGHLKHNYAAVRRHQDGGIMAVLKAGAYGHGIEKIAQALESLPCDSAPVFFGVASVIEARRLAEAGIKTRIYLLGPTCPFEREEIVARNWTPCISSIDEAEDFHQLAAGQRLQVHITVDTGMGRGGFLPHELKDLMPGLDHFSNLEIEGIGSHLPSADEDEAFTRAQYELFDGLIEQLGADRFRYIHLANSAGILAYRSRYTNLHRPGLMLYGISPLASFQTELKPALSLKSKVSLVRTLPAGHGISYGRDTVLEQETKVATIGIGYGDGYPRAVSSQHASVIINGIRCPLLGRVTMDQIMVDVSALPDCRSGDEVELFGENILVSEVARLAGTIPWAVLTGITPRVTRIYHA